A part of Paroedura picta isolate Pp20150507F chromosome 7, Ppicta_v3.0, whole genome shotgun sequence genomic DNA contains:
- the PLAA gene encoding phospholipase A-2-activating protein isoform X2 — MTLFRSNRGFSEMHCMSGHSNFVSCVCVIPPSDSYPRGLIATGGNDNNICIFTLDSTTPLYVLKGHKDTVCSLSSGKFGTLLSGSWDATAKVWLNDKCMMTLQGHTAAVWAVKILPEQGLMLTGSADKTIKLWKAGRCERTFTGHEDCVRGLAILSETEFLSCANDASVRRWQISGECLEVYYGHTNYIYCISVFPNSKEFVTTGEDRSVRIWRHGECIQTIRLPAQSIWCCCVLENGDIVVGASDGIIRVFTESLERTASLEEIQAFEKELSQSTVESKTGDLGDINADDLPGIEHLNEQGTRDGQTRLIKIGGNVEAYQWSVNEDRWMKIGDVVGSSGGTQRTSGKTLFEGKEYDFVFTIDVNESGPSFKLPYNTSEDPWLTAYNFLQKNDLNPMFLDQVAKFIIDNTKGNTPGNINAEFSDPFTGGGRYVPGTSSEPNAGPAADPFTGTGRYVPGSASDTATTLSGPDPFIGTSVYKSAKAENIYFPKKEAVTFDQANPTQILGKLKELNGNVPEQQQLTEDDLDHLEKILSIACNTSTEAPSPQQLQSLLKAIRWPTDIVFPALDILRLAIRNSSVSESFCGEKDGIQFSSHLMKFLNPGGKQANQMLALRTLCNCFVHPVGQNLMMSQGGLIMSQAIELKLSSNKNVHIALATLALNYAVCLHKINNIEGKAQCLSVISTVMEVVQDFEAIFRLLVALGTLISGDLNAVQLAKSLGVDSQIKKYSSVSEPAKVNECCRLVLNLL; from the exons TTTGTAGCCTCTCATCTGGGAAATTTGGCACCCTACTTAGTGGCTCATGGGATGCGACAGCCAAAGTCTGGTTGAATGACAAATGTATGATGACACTGCAG GGCCACACCGCAGCAGTTTGGGCTGTGAAGATATTACCTGAGCAAGGATTAATGTTGACTGGTTCGGCAGATAAAACCATTAAACTCTGGAAGGCAGGTAGATGTGAGAGAACATTTACTG GACATGAAGATTGCGTCAGAGGCTTGGCTATTTTAAGTGAGACGGAGTTTCTTTCTTGTGCAAATGATGCTAGTGTTCGAAGGTGGCAAATATCTGGCGAGTGTCTTGAAGTTTATTATGGGCACACAAATTATATTTACTGCATATCTGTCTTCCCAAACAGTAAAG aATTTGTTACGACTGGTGAAGATCGATCTGTCAGAATCTGGCGACATGGAGAATGCATACAGACAATCAGACTTCCAGCCCAGTCTATTTGGTGCTGCTGTGTGTTAGAAAACGGAGACATTGTTGTTGGAGCCAG TGATGGCATTATCAGAGTATTTACAGAATCTTTGGAGCGCACAGCAAGTCTGGAAGAGATTCAGGCTTTTGAAAAAGAGCTTTCTCAATCAACAGTTGAATCTAAAACTGGTGATCTAGGGGACATTAATGCCGATGATCTTCCTGGTATTGAGCATTTGAATGAACAAG GTACAAGGGATGGACAGACAAGGCTTATTAAAATTGGTGGGAATGTTGAAGCTTATCAGTGGAGCGTAAATGAAGATAGATGGATGAAAATAGGAGATGTCGTTGGCTCTTCTGGAGGCACGCAGCGAACATCTGGGAAAACTTTGTTTGAAGGCAAG GAATATGATTTTGTTTTCACGATTGATGTGAATGAAAGTGGGCCTTCCTTCAAGTTGCCGTACAACACCAGTGAAGATCCATGGCTAACTGCATACAATTTCCTGCAGAAGAATGATCTAAATCCCATGTTCCTCGATCAGGTGGCCAAATTCATAATTGACAACACCAAAGGGAATACACCGGGGAATATAAACGCTGAATTTTCAGATCCTTTCACAG GTGGTGGCCGCTATGTTCCAGGTACATCTTCAGAACCTAATGCAGGACCTGCAGCAGATCCATTTACAG GTACTGGTCGCTATGTCCCAGGTTCAGCATCTGATACTGCAACTACTTTAAGCGGACCTGATCCATTTATAG GGACTAGTGTCTACAAATCAGCTAAAgctgaaaatatatattttccaaaGAAAGAAGCTGTGACTTTTGATCAGGCCAACCCAACACAAATACTAG GTAAATTAAAAGAACTTAATGGAAATGTCCCTGAACAGCAACAGTTAACTGAAGATGATTTAGATCACCTAGAGAAGATACTGTCTATAGCATGCAATACGTCCACAGAAGCACCATCACCACAGCAACTTCAATCTTTGTTGAAAGCAATTAGGTGGCCAACAG ACATTGTCTTTCCAGCACTAGACATTCTTCGTTTAGCAATCAGGAATTCCAGTGTGAGTGAAAGCTTCTGCGGCGAAAAGGACGGCATTCAGTTCAGCAGCCACCTCATGAAGTTTCTGAACCCTGGAGGAAAGCAAGCTAACCAGATGCTGGCGCTTAGAACTCTCTGCAATTGTTTTGTCCACCCAGTTGGCCAAAACCTCATGATGTCGCAGGGGGGGTTGATTATGTCGCAAGCAATAGAACTGAAACTGAGCAGCAATAAGAACGTTCACATTGCACTGGCCACCTTGGCTCTGAACTATGCTGTTTGTTTACATAAAATTAATAACATTGAGGGTAAAGCTCAGTGCTTGTCAGTAATCAGCACAGTCATGGAAGTTGTACAAGACTTTGAAGCTATTTTTAGACTGCTTGTGGCTCTTGGGACACTAATCAGTGGTGATTTAAACGCTGTACAGTTAGCAAAGTCTCTAGGGGTTGATtctcaaataaaaaaatattcctcTGTATCAGAACCAGCTAAAGTAAATGAATGTTGTAGGCTTGTCCTTAATTTGCTCTAA